Within the Desulfotignum phosphitoxidans DSM 13687 genome, the region AGGCAGGGCCTTTCGCACTGGACTGCAGGACCTGCCGCTTCAGTTCGGGGATGCCTTGCTGGTGTATGGCCAGCGCCGGAATCTGGAAGCCCTGGCCCGGGATCCCGATTTCCTGGTACTGGACGAAACCGCAGCCCAGGCCCCCCGCCTGGAAAAAGCCAAGATTGCCGTTATCATCATGGTGACGGTCATTCTCAGCGCCATGCTGGGGCTGGTGCCCATTTCCATTGCCGCTCTGGCCGGCGCCACCTGCATGATTTTAACCACATGCCTGAGCATGGAGGAAGCGTATCGGGCCATTGAATGGAAGGTGGTGTTTCTGATTGCAGCCATGCTGCCTTTAGGTGCGGCCATTGAAAACACCGGGGCCGCCCAGATGGGGGCATCGGCCTTGATTGCAACGGTCGGGGATATGGGCCCCAGATGGGTGGTGGGGGCCCTGTTTTTCATCACCGTGCTGGGGACCCAGATCATTCCCACGGCAGCCCTGGTGGTCCTGATGACTCCTGTGGCCCTGAGTGCGTCAGCCACACTGGGAATTTCTCCGCATCTGCTCATGATGACCGTGGCCATTGCCGCATCATCCAGTTTTGCCAGCCCGTTGTCCCATCCGGCACACCTGCTGGTCATGGGTCCGGGGGGATACCGGTTCATGGATTATGTCAAAGTAGGGGTTCCCATTACCCTTATTTCTCTGGTGATCTCCGTGATTCTGCTGCCCATGCTGTGGCCGCCGTTTTAAACCGGACGGCCGGAAATCAGTTGTTCCCACACCTTTTGTGAATCATCAGAAACCCTGTGTGCCAGTGACGCGGCCACACGGATGAAGTCCTTGGGAGGATCCACGGCAAATCTGAATTTTTGGCCGGAATATGGATGATTAAATTCGATCTGCCAGGCATGGAGCATGTGCCGGGGATACGCCTGACGTCCGGTCCGGTTCCTGCGAAACTGATAGGTGCGGTCTCCTAAAAGCGGGGAATCCATATCATAAAAATGAACCCGGATCTGATGGGTTCGACCGGTATAAAGCTGCACTGACACCAGGCAGGCGTTGTCGAATCGCTGAAGCACCTGCCAACCGGTCCGGGCATGTCTGCCCGTATCGACATTTACACACATCCGTTTGCGATGCGTTGGATGGCGCCCGACAGGACGATCCACTTCCCCGGTCCCAGCCAGATCACGGCCGGACACCAAGGCCAGATAGGTTTTCTTCACCCGATGATATTTAAATTCTTTTTGCAGAAATTCCAGACTGTGACGGGTCCGGGCCACCAGAATCAATCCGCTGGTGTCTTTGTCCAGACGGTGAACGATCCCGGGCCGTGTGGGATCTGTTCCCACCTGATCCAGATCCGGGAAATGATGAATCAGGCGGTTCACCAGGGTATTGTTATCATGGCCTGCCCCGGGATGGACCACCAGGCCGGCCGGCTTGTTCACCAGGATTATGTAAGGATCCGAATGAACCACATCCAACGGCTGGGCATCCGGTTTCAGATTTTTTTCACTCTGTTCCAGCCGCATCTCGCCACAGACACGGTCCCCTTTTTTCACCCGGTATCCCGGGCGTTTCCGTTGGCCTGACACCCGGATCTCCTGGTTGTTGATCGCGGCGGCAGCCCGGGATCTTGAACACGCGGACACTGTTTGAGCCACAAGGGTATCCAGCCGCTGACCCGCTGATGACAAAGAAATGATTAAATCGATTTTCATGGATGGGTATAAAAAAACCGACGGGTGAAATCCATCCGCCGGTTCTAAGTTTCACAAATTGATTGTCCGTTTATTGAAACAGATTTTCGATTTCCTTCATCATGGAAATTTCATCCATGTCCTTTGCTGTGGACAACTCCTGAACCAGCAGGTTCTGTGCCGTATCCAACAGTTTGCGTTCCCCGAATGAAAGATCTTTTTCCAGTTTGAGCTGAAACAGATCCCGGAAAACTTCAGCCACATCATAGATGGAACCGGTCTTTATTTTGTCCATATATTCTCTGTACCGGCGGTTCCAGGTCTGGTTGTCCCCGTTATGAACCTTTTCCTGCATCACCTTGTACACTTCGGGGATCT harbors:
- a CDS encoding CarD family transcriptional regulator → MGEKSKNTGANVNTSTKKEFAKGDLAVYPAHGVGCIESIESKEINGDTMNFYMMKIVENGMVIMIPTSNVESVGLREVIAENEIPEVYKVMQEKVHNGDNQTWNRRYREYMDKIKTGSIYDVAEVFRDLFQLKLEKDLSFGERKLLDTAQNLLVQELSTAKDMDEISMMKEIENLFQ
- a CDS encoding RluA family pseudouridine synthase → MKIDLIISLSSAGQRLDTLVAQTVSACSRSRAAAAINNQEIRVSGQRKRPGYRVKKGDRVCGEMRLEQSEKNLKPDAQPLDVVHSDPYIILVNKPAGLVVHPGAGHDNNTLVNRLIHHFPDLDQVGTDPTRPGIVHRLDKDTSGLILVARTRHSLEFLQKEFKYHRVKKTYLALVSGRDLAGTGEVDRPVGRHPTHRKRMCVNVDTGRHARTGWQVLQRFDNACLVSVQLYTGRTHQIRVHFYDMDSPLLGDRTYQFRRNRTGRQAYPRHMLHAWQIEFNHPYSGQKFRFAVDPPKDFIRVAASLAHRVSDDSQKVWEQLISGRPV